From one Rhopalosiphum padi isolate XX-2018 chromosome 2, ASM2088224v1, whole genome shotgun sequence genomic stretch:
- the LOC132922019 gene encoding pre-mRNA splicing regulator USH1G — protein sequence MSTRFHKAAQDGFVNLLKEATKRDCNAKDDDGMTPTLWAAYKGHLEALRILVGRGGDPEKCNYHLGQNALHLAASKGHLSCVTFLVGFDVNLWALDLDFLTAMQLAAIHGKSQVLQYLDKAAASQIMQNKKKVESKKEKAQKDAERNQKKYEDRTKKEREKEKKQIRRVEKEYLGGNKADSETAIPTVRSIPLSLRKSSSDLSCKSFTEIVGSGTVKKPFVSSGGVKKILDRKLKAAAAAVDAHNKTNKSTFRSIKEVEDSTSVRTITSNGDSQIIYVNSYENENGGKRGRISDVFELHRTISQPNFIMDLQQNDDANKVHWHDRGSMFDRPGFGSVAFRQNVTTIPVPDVSRATIEDEACSIGSAGSLVKRNQPSNTMSWDEFQNSDEENIALNGRSTKWSAVHKFLVSAGVGEYVNKFVEQQVDLDALFMLDDRDLVSLGLPLGPRKKLLGAIEERVRRRCTHENIGTCTTMVDTMGPAKSLNKC from the exons TGACGCCGACGCTTTGGGCGGCTTACAAAGGGCACCTGGAAGCGCTGAGGATACTTGTCGGCCGAGG GGGTGATCCAGAGAAATGCAATTACCATCTTGGACAAAACGCATTACATCTGGCTGCGTCTAAAGGTCATTTGAGTTGTGTGACTTTTCTAGTCGGTTTTGATGTCAACTTGTGGGCTTTAGACTTAGACTTTCTCACAGCAATGCAATTAGCAGCCATACACGGTAAATCGCAAGTACTTCAATACTTGGATAAAGCGGCTGCATCTCAAATAATGCAAAACAA gaaaaaagTTGAATCTAAAAAAGAAAAAGCTCAGAAAGACGCAGAACGTAACCAAAAAAAGTACGAGGATCGGACGAAAAAAGAAAGAGAAAAAGAGAAAAAGCAAATTAGAAGGGTGGAAAAAGAATACTTGGGTGGCAACAAAGCAGATTCGGAAACTGCTATACCTACAGTCAGATCAATTCCTCTGTC tttGCGGAAATCTTCATCGGACCTGTCCTGTAAATCCTTCACAGAGATCGTCGGATCTGGTACCGTGAAAAAACCGTTTGTTAGCTCGGGCGGTGTAAAAAAGATATTGGATAGGAAACTGAAGGCGGCAGCGGCAGCAGTGGATGCACACAACAAAACCAACAAATCAACGTTCAGATCGATAAAAGAa GTCGAGGATAGCACGAGTGTACGGACCATAACGTCAAATGGAGattcacaaattatttatgtCAATTCGTACGAGAACGAGAACGGag GGAAGAGAGGCAGGATTTCGGATGTGTTCGAGTTACACCGCACCATTTCACAACCGAACTTCATCATGGATCTACAGCAGAACGACGACGCCAATAAAGTGCATTGGCACGATCGAGGTAGCATGTTCGATCGACCGGGTTTCGGAAGCGTCGCGTTCAGACAAAA CGTGACCACAATTCCAGTACCAGACGTGTCTAGGGCGACTATTGAAGACGAGGCGTGCAGTATCGGCAGCGCTGGAAGTCTGGTGAAGCGGAACCAACCGAGCAACACTATGTCCTGGGACGAATTCCAAAACAGCGACG AGGAAAACATCGCGCTGAACGGGCGCAGTACAAAGTGGTCGGCCGTGCACAAGTTCCTGGTGTCGGCGGGCGTCGGCGAGTACGTCAACAAGTTCGTGGAGCAACAGGTGGACCTGGACGCACTGTTCATGCTCGATGACCGAGATTTGGTCTCGCTCGGTCTGCCGCTGGGCCCCAGGAAGAAGCTGCTTGGCGCAATCGAAGAGCGGGTGAGGAGACGCTGTACCCACGAAAACATTGGCACCTGTACAACAATGGTGGACACGATGGGTCCTGCAAAATCGCTGAACaagtgttaa